Proteins encoded by one window of Actinomycetota bacterium:
- a CDS encoding DUF4325 domain-containing protein: protein MPEPVFLELPSFTKKFTPVRFFSTVEELDQIRASVMQVVTTQGRLAKWVPEAVQWALWEVMENVLNHAEADGGWVQVSTFAKRDHVNILVVDSGVGIRSSLSGMYSGLTDQEAIKRAVEQGVTGNPERNAGYGLAGCRQIVRSNRGQMIVYSGSSRLSQEVVGRGSDDLLRYTPTLAPHVGTLVELQLRTNRQVELAAALGQRDPVTLLELEQAVGGELVFDVAGDAPDLGTRSSGRQVKNRVMNLAHAIPNGERIVLDFSKVPMASSSFLDEFVGRMSMELGRERMIAEVELRGMNESVAAIVLTTLGTRTGNWAWPRRWGFAGK from the coding sequence ATGCCTGAACCCGTCTTTCTCGAACTTCCATCCTTCACTAAGAAGTTCACACCGGTGAGGTTCTTCTCAACAGTCGAGGAGCTCGATCAGATCCGGGCCAGCGTGATGCAAGTCGTGACGACTCAGGGTCGGCTGGCAAAGTGGGTGCCAGAAGCAGTCCAGTGGGCGCTCTGGGAGGTGATGGAGAACGTGCTCAACCACGCAGAGGCCGATGGAGGCTGGGTACAGGTGTCCACGTTTGCGAAACGAGACCATGTGAACATTCTCGTCGTAGATTCCGGAGTGGGGATTCGCTCCTCCCTCTCCGGGATGTACTCAGGACTTACGGATCAGGAAGCAATCAAGCGAGCGGTCGAACAGGGCGTTACCGGAAATCCCGAGCGAAATGCCGGGTACGGCCTGGCCGGATGTCGTCAGATTGTCAGGTCGAATCGAGGTCAGATGATCGTCTACTCAGGGTCGTCGAGATTGTCGCAAGAGGTCGTCGGCAGAGGTTCCGACGACCTCTTGCGATACACCCCCACACTCGCCCCACATGTGGGAACTCTTGTGGAGCTCCAGCTGCGAACGAATCGCCAGGTTGAGCTAGCGGCCGCACTCGGTCAGAGGGACCCGGTCACCCTCCTTGAACTTGAGCAGGCGGTTGGTGGAGAACTCGTATTCGACGTCGCGGGCGACGCACCCGACCTCGGAACCCGGTCGAGCGGCCGACAAGTTAAGAACCGCGTCATGAACCTCGCGCACGCGATACCGAACGGCGAGCGCATCGTCCTCGACTTTTCGAAAGTGCCCATGGCTTCGTCGTCGTTCTTGGACGAGTTCGTGGGGAGAATGTCGATGGAACTAGGACGTGAGCGGATGATTGCCGAGGTGGAATTGCGAGGCATGAATGAGTCTGTGGCTGCCATTGTTCTGACGACGCTGGGGACTAGGACCGGGAACTGGGCATGGCCAAGGCGGTGGGGTTTCGCGGGGAAATAG
- the tyrS gene encoding tyrosine--tRNA ligase, whose product MKRAADVDRLTAGAELIEPQDGLPGKLALGRPLRVKLGLDPTRPDLHLGHAVLLRKLRQFQDAGHLAVLIVGDYTARIGDPSGRSELRPSMSVEQIEANARTYLDQAGKVIRLEEESLELRRNSEWLAPMGMDEVLRLTSSVTVAQMLERDDFHARYAAHKPISLVEFLYPLLQGQDSVAVEADVELGGTDQTFNLLMGRELQKAALQDPQVVLTMPLIEGTDGVRKMSKSYNNYVGLTDPPEEMFGRLMRVPDGLIAKYMRLCTALGHEVADEVERGLADGSARAVEQKRRMAREVVDLYHGMGAGRQAEAAFDRVHKERELPEEIAVVPVPEGAIGANGRVFLPKLLVLLELVSSSSEGRRLILQKGVRIDSRLISDPNLEISVENLHDSVVQIGRRRFVRLVVQDS is encoded by the coding sequence ATGAAACGCGCCGCGGACGTGGACCGGCTCACGGCCGGCGCAGAGCTGATCGAGCCTCAGGACGGGCTGCCGGGCAAGCTCGCGCTCGGCCGCCCGCTGCGCGTCAAGCTCGGGCTCGATCCCACCCGGCCCGATCTGCACCTGGGGCACGCGGTCCTGCTGCGCAAGCTGCGGCAGTTCCAGGACGCGGGGCATCTGGCGGTGTTGATCGTCGGCGACTACACGGCGCGGATCGGGGATCCGTCGGGTCGCTCCGAACTGCGTCCGTCGATGTCGGTCGAGCAGATCGAGGCGAACGCGCGAACCTATCTCGACCAGGCCGGCAAGGTCATCCGCCTGGAAGAGGAGAGCCTCGAGCTCCGCCGCAACTCCGAGTGGCTCGCGCCGATGGGGATGGATGAGGTGCTCCGCCTCACGTCGTCGGTGACCGTGGCGCAGATGCTCGAGCGCGACGACTTCCACGCTCGCTACGCCGCGCACAAGCCGATCTCGCTCGTTGAGTTCCTCTACCCCCTCCTGCAGGGGCAAGACTCGGTCGCGGTCGAAGCGGACGTCGAACTCGGCGGCACGGATCAGACGTTCAACCTGCTGATGGGTAGGGAGCTGCAGAAGGCCGCACTCCAGGATCCGCAGGTCGTTCTCACGATGCCGCTGATCGAGGGCACCGACGGTGTCCGGAAGATGTCGAAGAGCTACAACAACTACGTCGGCCTGACCGACCCCCCCGAGGAGATGTTCGGGCGGTTGATGCGCGTCCCCGACGGCTTGATCGCGAAGTACATGCGGCTGTGCACTGCCCTCGGTCACGAGGTGGCCGATGAGGTCGAGCGGGGGCTCGCCGACGGCTCGGCCCGGGCGGTCGAGCAGAAGCGCCGGATGGCCAGAGAGGTCGTCGATCTCTACCACGGGATGGGGGCCGGACGGCAGGCCGAGGCCGCATTCGACCGGGTCCATAAGGAGCGAGAGCTGCCAGAAGAGATTGCGGTTGTTCCTGTACCAGAAGGGGCAATAGGAGCGAACGGGAGGGTCTTCCTCCCCAAGCTGCTAGTTCTGCTGGAGCTTGTTTCCTCAAGCTCTGAGGGCAGACGCCTGATTCTCCAGAAGGGTGTTCGAATCGATTCCCGGCTGATTTCCGACCCCAACCTCGAAATCTCGGTAGAGAATCTGCACGACTCGGTCGTGCAGATTGGTCGACGGAGGTTCGTACGACTTGTCGTCCAAGACTCCTGA
- a CDS encoding transglycosylase domain-containing protein → MKSRLPRSIIALSGVLVLVSSCRGLADLEEAESGEARLSQTSFLYAADGTLLKELHGGVNRIVVPTGKIPRTIRDAVVAIEDRRFYQHHGIDLKALARAAYVDAAAGEIVEGGSTITQQYVKQVYVGSDQTLERKLKEASLAWQIEEQYSKDQILTRYLNTIYFGRSAYGVQAAAQAFFSADAPELDLARSALLAGMINSPAAFNPFRHPKRALERRALVLRLMREQDMIGRGQMRAALATRLRLRPPRTQRTSAPYFVDYVYRWFLVTPSLQRVEWFGPPCPFDEPLGRKACPQRWDAFFEGGLQIQTTLDPELQVEAERAVNAVLRYPNDPYGAMTVIDPNSGSIKAMVGGRDYYDPRVEFAKLNLAAGGSTGRQGGSTFKPFALIAALESGRSPQDVYPAPGSIELPLEGGRAWKVSNADGGSFGSLTLEDATINSVNTVFAQLIQELGPEAVNDVATRMGVRCCYRTSYPRTQELLDEPAAVLGANEVNTIEMASAFGTLAAGGYQLDPTPVAQIQGSDGKVLWRSSESPRPAIDPQVAAAATDILQKAVQFGTGTGANIGRPQIGKTGTDDGFTDAWFVGAIPQLVAAVWIGFPEGQIAMDTPRTRITVFGGTWPADIWRTFMTNAVRGMPRQRFPTPKVRYTQVKVDVTQNCLPNRYTLPRNIDEVEFITGTQPIRQCEEPTSAQTVDVPSAIGLYESAARDLLELSGFYTEVRYVKSNQPRGTVIAQSPQGGLEAQQTSTVTITVSGT, encoded by the coding sequence ATGAAGTCCCGCCTCCCACGCTCGATCATCGCGCTGTCCGGCGTCCTCGTGCTCGTGTCGAGCTGCCGCGGCCTCGCCGACCTCGAGGAGGCCGAGTCCGGTGAGGCGCGCCTGTCCCAAACCTCGTTCCTCTACGCGGCCGACGGCACCCTGTTGAAGGAGCTCCACGGCGGAGTCAACCGGATCGTGGTGCCCACCGGGAAGATCCCGCGGACGATCCGGGACGCGGTCGTCGCGATCGAGGATCGGCGCTTCTACCAGCATCACGGGATCGATCTGAAGGCGCTCGCGCGCGCGGCCTACGTGGACGCGGCGGCCGGGGAGATCGTCGAGGGCGGATCGACGATCACCCAGCAGTACGTCAAGCAGGTCTACGTCGGCAGCGATCAGACACTCGAGCGCAAACTCAAGGAAGCGTCGCTCGCGTGGCAGATCGAGGAGCAGTACAGCAAGGACCAGATCCTCACGCGATACCTGAACACGATCTATTTCGGCCGGAGCGCCTACGGGGTCCAGGCCGCAGCACAGGCGTTCTTCTCGGCCGACGCCCCGGAGTTGGACCTCGCCCGATCGGCGCTGCTCGCGGGGATGATCAACTCTCCCGCCGCATTCAACCCGTTCCGGCATCCGAAACGCGCGCTCGAACGCCGCGCCCTCGTGCTCCGTCTGATGCGCGAGCAGGACATGATCGGACGCGGCCAGATGCGCGCTGCGCTCGCGACGCGGTTGCGCCTTCGCCCGCCGCGGACCCAACGCACCTCCGCCCCCTACTTCGTCGACTATGTCTATCGATGGTTCCTGGTGACGCCGAGCTTGCAGCGCGTCGAATGGTTCGGCCCGCCGTGCCCCTTCGACGAACCGCTCGGGCGGAAGGCGTGCCCCCAGCGCTGGGACGCCTTCTTCGAGGGAGGGCTGCAGATCCAGACCACGCTCGATCCCGAGCTGCAGGTCGAGGCCGAGCGGGCCGTGAACGCGGTGCTGCGCTACCCGAACGATCCGTACGGCGCGATGACCGTGATCGACCCGAACTCCGGCTCCATAAAGGCGATGGTGGGTGGACGCGACTACTACGACCCGCGTGTGGAGTTCGCGAAGCTCAACCTCGCGGCCGGCGGAAGCACCGGGCGCCAGGGCGGCTCGACCTTCAAGCCGTTCGCGCTGATCGCCGCCCTCGAGAGCGGGCGTTCGCCGCAGGACGTCTATCCGGCTCCGGGTTCGATCGAACTACCCCTCGAGGGCGGGCGGGCCTGGAAGGTCAGCAACGCGGACGGCGGATCGTTCGGCAGCCTCACCCTCGAGGACGCGACGATCAACTCGGTGAACACCGTGTTCGCGCAGCTGATCCAGGAGCTGGGGCCGGAGGCCGTCAACGACGTGGCCACGCGGATGGGCGTGCGCTGTTGCTACCGAACGAGCTACCCGCGGACCCAGGAACTGCTCGACGAACCCGCTGCGGTCCTCGGGGCGAACGAGGTGAACACGATCGAGATGGCGAGCGCCTTCGGCACCCTGGCAGCCGGCGGATACCAACTCGACCCCACACCGGTCGCGCAGATCCAGGGCAGCGACGGCAAGGTCCTCTGGCGCTCCTCCGAGTCCCCCCGGCCGGCGATCGATCCGCAGGTCGCCGCGGCCGCGACCGACATCCTGCAGAAGGCGGTCCAGTTCGGCACCGGCACGGGCGCCAACATCGGCCGTCCGCAGATCGGCAAGACCGGCACCGACGACGGCTTCACCGACGCCTGGTTCGTCGGGGCGATCCCGCAGCTGGTTGCCGCGGTCTGGATCGGATTCCCCGAGGGACAGATCGCGATGGACACGCCGCGCACGCGGATCACCGTGTTCGGCGGTACCTGGCCGGCCGACATCTGGCGGACGTTCATGACGAACGCGGTGCGCGGGATGCCACGCCAACGGTTCCCGACCCCCAAGGTGCGCTACACGCAGGTCAAGGTGGACGTCACACAGAACTGCCTGCCGAATCGCTACACCCTTCCCCGCAACATCGACGAGGTGGAGTTCATCACGGGAACCCAGCCGATCCGCCAGTGCGAGGAGCCAACCTCGGCCCAGACCGTCGACGTGCCGTCCGCGATCGGGCTGTACGAGTCCGCGGCCCGCGACCTGCTCGAGCTCTCGGGCTTCTACACCGAGGTGCGCTACGTGAAGTCGAATCAGCCTCGGGGCACGGTGATCGCACAGAGCCCGCAAGGCGGACTGGAAGCCCAGCAGACGAGCACGGTGACGATCACCGTCTCCGGGACCTGA
- a CDS encoding DNA-3-methyladenine glycosylase, translated as MTSAGRRLPRRWFARPSPVLARDLLGRVLVHRLAGGERLAVRIVETEAYAFDDPASHSFRGPTPRNAVMFGPAGFCYVYLSYGVHQCMNVVAGEDGVGAAVLLRSAEPLSGIAEMSANRGTDDVLALCSGPGKLCQALGIDGTDNGADLARGTGLEIHEGRAPARGRVLVSTRVGIRTGLDRPWRFQIADDRWVSRARGAGDLAAGTAVRSRRR; from the coding sequence GTGACGAGCGCCGGACGACGCCTGCCTCGCAGATGGTTCGCCAGGCCGAGCCCGGTGCTCGCGCGTGACCTGCTGGGAAGGGTGCTCGTACACCGCCTGGCGGGCGGCGAACGGCTCGCGGTGCGCATCGTCGAGACGGAGGCATACGCGTTCGACGATCCGGCGAGCCATTCGTTTCGTGGACCGACACCTCGCAATGCCGTGATGTTCGGACCCGCCGGCTTCTGCTACGTGTACCTGTCTTACGGCGTGCACCAGTGCATGAACGTGGTCGCGGGGGAAGACGGCGTGGGAGCGGCCGTGTTGCTCCGATCGGCCGAGCCCCTGTCGGGGATCGCCGAGATGTCGGCGAACCGAGGAACCGATGACGTGCTCGCTCTGTGTTCGGGGCCCGGCAAGCTCTGTCAGGCCTTGGGGATCGACGGGACCGACAACGGGGCGGATCTCGCCCGCGGAACGGGCCTCGAGATCCACGAGGGACGAGCTCCCGCACGCGGCCGGGTGCTCGTGTCGACGCGTGTGGGGATCCGCACCGGCCTCGACCGACCCTGGCGGTTCCAGATCGCCGATGATCGGTGGGTTTCCCGCGCGCGGGGCGCGGGGGACCTGGCCGCGGGAACGGCGGTCAGGTCCCGGAGACGGTGA